A window of Salvelinus alpinus chromosome 31, SLU_Salpinus.1, whole genome shotgun sequence contains these coding sequences:
- the aimp1b gene encoding aminoacyl tRNA synthase complex-interacting multifunctional protein 1 isoform X3: MAEKHNPPHHRHSIPGLSALGKLDPKESEMIMEYFTTQVLLLKDKELLQKTVREEKKLLVENAKLKKDISDLKILLTEKQQKKKAKAAAASKLTAPGSTAALSAPGTNPKPGPGRERDGRRRRGERKGRRERTKSESALEEEPRMDVSRLDLRIGRIVGVRYHPLAGALYVQEVDLGEPAPRTVVSALRHIPKEQLQGRLAVLLCNVRPCRVKGVVSTAMVLCGSAPNAHDNDNDDDAQVEFLEPPTNAVPGDRVTFYDYPGEPDRELSPRAKVC, translated from the exons ATGGCTGAAAAGCATAACCCACCCCACCACAGACACAG TATACCAGGTCTGTCAGCTCTGGGGAAGCTGGACCCCAAGGAGAGTGAAATGATCATGGAGTATTTCACAACACAGGTGCTGCTGCTGAAGGATAAGGAAC TCTTGCAGAAAACggtgagagaagagaagaaactGTTGGTTGAGAACGCTAAGCTGAAGAAAGACATCTCTGACCTGAAGATTCTACTGACTGAGAAACAACAGAAGAAGAaag CCAAAGCAGCAGCCGCCTCCAAACTTACTGCCCCGGGGTCCACAGCTGCCCTGTCTGCCCCCGGCACCAACCCCAAACCTGGCCCCGGCAGGGaaagagatgggaggaggaggagaggagagagaaagg ggaggagggagagaacaaAATCTGAGTCTGCGTTAGAGGAGGAGCCTCGCATGGACGTGTCTCGCCTCGACCTGCGGATTGGTCGGATCGTTGGCGTCCGCTACCACCCATTGGCTGGGGCCCTTTATGTCCAGGAAGTGGATCTGGGAGAGCCCGCCCCCCGCACGGTTGTCAGCGCGCTACGACACATTCCTAAAGAACAG CTCCAGGGTCGTCTGGCGGTGTTGCTGTGCAATGTGCGTCCCTGTCGGGTGAAAGGCGTGGTCTCCACGGCGATGGTTCTCTGTGGCTCCGCCCCTAACGCCCATGATAACGATAACGATGATGACGCCCAGGTGGAGTTTCTGGAACCGCCCACTAACGCTGTACCTGGCGATAGGGTCACTTTCTACGATTATCCtg GGGAACCAGACCGGGAGCTGAGCCCCAGAGCGaaggtgtgttag
- the aimp1b gene encoding aminoacyl tRNA synthase complex-interacting multifunctional protein 1 isoform X1 encodes MAEKHNPPHHRHSIPGLSALGKLDPKESEMIMEYFTTQVLLLKDKELLQKTVREEKKLLVENAKLKKDISDLKILLTEKQQKKKAKAAAASKLTAPGSTAALSAPGTNPKPGPGRERDGRRRRGERKGRRERTKSESALEEEPRMDVSRLDLRIGRIVGVRYHPLAGALYVQEVDLGEPAPRTVVSALRHIPKEQLQGRLAVLLCNVRPCRVKGVVSTAMVLCGSAPNAHDNDNDDDAQVEFLEPPTNAVPGDRVTFYDYPGEPDRELSTREKVWEQILPDLQTDSRGVATYRGVGFEVRGKGLCRAPTLTNSSIK; translated from the exons ATGGCTGAAAAGCATAACCCACCCCACCACAGACACAG TATACCAGGTCTGTCAGCTCTGGGGAAGCTGGACCCCAAGGAGAGTGAAATGATCATGGAGTATTTCACAACACAGGTGCTGCTGCTGAAGGATAAGGAAC TCTTGCAGAAAACggtgagagaagagaagaaactGTTGGTTGAGAACGCTAAGCTGAAGAAAGACATCTCTGACCTGAAGATTCTACTGACTGAGAAACAACAGAAGAAGAaag CCAAAGCAGCAGCCGCCTCCAAACTTACTGCCCCGGGGTCCACAGCTGCCCTGTCTGCCCCCGGCACCAACCCCAAACCTGGCCCCGGCAGGGaaagagatgggaggaggaggagaggagagagaaagg ggaggagggagagaacaaAATCTGAGTCTGCGTTAGAGGAGGAGCCTCGCATGGACGTGTCTCGCCTCGACCTGCGGATTGGTCGGATCGTTGGCGTCCGCTACCACCCATTGGCTGGGGCCCTTTATGTCCAGGAAGTGGATCTGGGAGAGCCCGCCCCCCGCACGGTTGTCAGCGCGCTACGACACATTCCTAAAGAACAG CTCCAGGGTCGTCTGGCGGTGTTGCTGTGCAATGTGCGTCCCTGTCGGGTGAAAGGCGTGGTCTCCACGGCGATGGTTCTCTGTGGCTCCGCCCCTAACGCCCATGATAACGATAACGATGATGACGCCCAGGTGGAGTTTCTGGAACCGCCCACTAACGCTGTACCTGGCGATAGGGTCACTTTCTACGATTATCCtg GGGAACCAGACCGAGAGCTGAGCACCAGAGAGAAGGTGTGGGAGCAGATCCTTCCTGATCTGCAGACGGACTCCAGGGGCGTGGCCACCTACAGGGGGGTGGGGTTTGAGGTGCGGGGGAAAGGCCTCTGTAGAGCCCCAACCCTCACCAACAGCAGTATCAAATAA
- the aimp1b gene encoding aminoacyl tRNA synthase complex-interacting multifunctional protein 1 isoform X4, which produces MAEKHNPPHHRHSIPGLSALGKLDPKESEMIMEYFTTQVLLLKDKELLQKTVREEKKLLVENAKLKKDISDLKILLTEKQQKKKAKAAAASKLTAPGSTAALSAPGTNPKPGPGRERDGRRRRGERKGRRERTKSESALEEEPRMDVSRLDLRIGRIVGVRYHPLAGALYVQEVDLGEPAPRTVVSALRHIPKEQLQGRLAVLLCNVRPCRVKGVVSTAMVLCGSAPNAHDNDNDDDAQVEFLEPPTNAVPGDRVTFYDYPGEPDRELIPREKVC; this is translated from the exons ATGGCTGAAAAGCATAACCCACCCCACCACAGACACAG TATACCAGGTCTGTCAGCTCTGGGGAAGCTGGACCCCAAGGAGAGTGAAATGATCATGGAGTATTTCACAACACAGGTGCTGCTGCTGAAGGATAAGGAAC TCTTGCAGAAAACggtgagagaagagaagaaactGTTGGTTGAGAACGCTAAGCTGAAGAAAGACATCTCTGACCTGAAGATTCTACTGACTGAGAAACAACAGAAGAAGAaag CCAAAGCAGCAGCCGCCTCCAAACTTACTGCCCCGGGGTCCACAGCTGCCCTGTCTGCCCCCGGCACCAACCCCAAACCTGGCCCCGGCAGGGaaagagatgggaggaggaggagaggagagagaaagg ggaggagggagagaacaaAATCTGAGTCTGCGTTAGAGGAGGAGCCTCGCATGGACGTGTCTCGCCTCGACCTGCGGATTGGTCGGATCGTTGGCGTCCGCTACCACCCATTGGCTGGGGCCCTTTATGTCCAGGAAGTGGATCTGGGAGAGCCCGCCCCCCGCACGGTTGTCAGCGCGCTACGACACATTCCTAAAGAACAG CTCCAGGGTCGTCTGGCGGTGTTGCTGTGCAATGTGCGTCCCTGTCGGGTGAAAGGCGTGGTCTCCACGGCGATGGTTCTCTGTGGCTCCGCCCCTAACGCCCATGATAACGATAACGATGATGACGCCCAGGTGGAGTTTCTGGAACCGCCCACTAACGCTGTACCTGGCGATAGGGTCACTTTCTACGATTATCCtg GGGAGCCAGACCGAGAGCTGATCCCCAGAGAGaaggtgtgttag
- the aimp1b gene encoding aminoacyl tRNA synthase complex-interacting multifunctional protein 1 isoform X2 produces the protein MIMEYFTTQVLLLKDKELLQKTVREEKKLLVENAKLKKDISDLKILLTEKQQKKKAKAAAASKLTAPGSTAALSAPGTNPKPGPGRERDGRRRRGERKGRRERTKSESALEEEPRMDVSRLDLRIGRIVGVRYHPLAGALYVQEVDLGEPAPRTVVSALRHIPKEQLQGRLAVLLCNVRPCRVKGVVSTAMVLCGSAPNAHDNDNDDDAQVEFLEPPTNAVPGDRVTFYDYPGEPDRELSTREKVWEQILPDLQTDSRGVATYRGVGFEVRGKGLCRAPTLTNSSIK, from the exons ATGATCATGGAGTATTTCACAACACAGGTGCTGCTGCTGAAGGATAAGGAAC TCTTGCAGAAAACggtgagagaagagaagaaactGTTGGTTGAGAACGCTAAGCTGAAGAAAGACATCTCTGACCTGAAGATTCTACTGACTGAGAAACAACAGAAGAAGAaag CCAAAGCAGCAGCCGCCTCCAAACTTACTGCCCCGGGGTCCACAGCTGCCCTGTCTGCCCCCGGCACCAACCCCAAACCTGGCCCCGGCAGGGaaagagatgggaggaggaggagaggagagagaaagg ggaggagggagagaacaaAATCTGAGTCTGCGTTAGAGGAGGAGCCTCGCATGGACGTGTCTCGCCTCGACCTGCGGATTGGTCGGATCGTTGGCGTCCGCTACCACCCATTGGCTGGGGCCCTTTATGTCCAGGAAGTGGATCTGGGAGAGCCCGCCCCCCGCACGGTTGTCAGCGCGCTACGACACATTCCTAAAGAACAG CTCCAGGGTCGTCTGGCGGTGTTGCTGTGCAATGTGCGTCCCTGTCGGGTGAAAGGCGTGGTCTCCACGGCGATGGTTCTCTGTGGCTCCGCCCCTAACGCCCATGATAACGATAACGATGATGACGCCCAGGTGGAGTTTCTGGAACCGCCCACTAACGCTGTACCTGGCGATAGGGTCACTTTCTACGATTATCCtg GGGAACCAGACCGAGAGCTGAGCACCAGAGAGAAGGTGTGGGAGCAGATCCTTCCTGATCTGCAGACGGACTCCAGGGGCGTGGCCACCTACAGGGGGGTGGGGTTTGAGGTGCGGGGGAAAGGCCTCTGTAGAGCCCCAACCCTCACCAACAGCAGTATCAAATAA